Within Hydra vulgaris chromosome 02, alternate assembly HydraT2T_AEP, the genomic segment CTTCAAGAAAAGCATTGCAAACTCATAAAACTCACTTGGGTGTGATTTCAAGCCATTGTTATTAGAAAGCCTATGAATGTAACCAATAAGATCAAGGCTAAAAGTCTGATCATGTATGTCTTTATAAAGAAGTTCTTTAAGACATTCAGAGGAAAACATTGTAATATCTTCCCAAGCAGGAAACCTGATTTctccataaaaaattttagcatCACAAACTTTACGAATAATCAGCTGTGCATATTTAcgaataattttgttttcagataTAACAAGTTCCCTAACATGCTTGAAATCAAAAtctctaaataaattttcaatgtcTACTTTTACCCCTTCTAAAAGTAACTGTTCTGTGgttttcattagtaaatataTGAAAGCTGGatgcataaaaaaacaacatggggcttttaaaacatcaaaaataattttaacacctaaaataataaaaaaatttagttaaaaaaaaaaaaagtcaatttaatcaaacaaaaaacaataacaacaaaaaaggcAACAGCTCATTTAAAcagaaacaaaaatagaaacaaaacagCAACCTCCAGGAGTCTTGAGAAATGATCTTAAAAAGGAATCAACTTTCAAACAACTGGTTAGTATATAACAAAGCACAGCCACAGGCAtattttcttgataaaaatCATAACAGTTTTGAAGTTCTTTACATTCACGAAAATAATCTGAAAACTTCAATGAAAAAGAGGTTtcttttgaagaaatattttttttttgaatttcaattaACCTCTTTAAAACTGAAACAAATGCAGAAGTCTCGATAACCCTGTCTATgtattgtgtttttttagatGAACAACTAACATAAACAAGAAAAGCTTCAAAAAACTGGACATCTGGTAAATCACTCATAACGATAGCATtccagaattttttattaaggaaCGTTGTAACACGATATTCTTcagaaaataaattgcattgGTGAGCGGTTTGTAGAGTTAAAGATAAGTCATTTGAATTGCACAAGGATGCTAGAAGAAGCTTTGTTAAAAACACTTCAAAATCTGTTGTAGAGAAAACTTCAGTGGCTTTTGTACCACTTTCAATAGATGCGTAAAGAGAAGAAAGCAATTTACTGCTGTATTGTTCAACATTGCCATTTAATAAATCTTCGGTCACCTTTCGACAAAGTGAAAGTTCGtctaatacaaatatttttgagtcACACATGACAAATGCTTTGcctaataattatttattactttttattaatacttaataaatttataacacaTAAATTATTACCATTTTACTTACACTTGTCAGCTTAGTGTGTAGTAGTAAACGACCGGGGCCAGGTTTGATAACACATAGCCGCGATCGGGGATGAGTTTATGATCAGTGCTGCATTAAAATTGATAGATcctataaaaatgttatttttaattgaaaattataattaaaaacaatacttttataGGATCTATCAATATAAATGCAACCCCGGTCATAAACCCGGCCGGGGCTGCATTAAAATTGATAGAtcctataaaatattattttttaataaaattcatatcataaactttaattaaagataACATTTTTATAGGATCTATCAATATTAATGCAGCCCTGATCATAAACCTGGCCCTGGTCATGGCTATGTGTTATCAAACCTAGCCCCGGCCCTGGCCCCGGTCGCTTACTAGTGTGTAGCACAGTGTGTTGTATACATTAGCGTagttaatatttgttaatgtgTGTGGTGTGGCTAATATTTGTTCTTGCTTTCATATTCGTTGTTACTCTCTTAACTATCTAACATAACTGTTGTCTCTCAACTATCTAACATAACTGTTGTCTCTCAACTATCTAACATAACTGTTGTCTCTCAACTATCTAACATAACTGTTGTCTCTCAACTATCTAACATAACTGATGTCTCTCAACTATCTAACATAACTGTTGTCTCTCAACTATCTAACATAACTGTTGTCTCTCAACTATCTAACATAACTGTTGTCTCTCAACTCTCTAACATAATTGCTGTCTCTCGACTATCTAACTTAGTTGTTGTCTCTCAACTATCTAACATAATTGCACAGAAAAAcaagttgatatatatttgttatatattatactttaaaaaaaaatagacacaGTAAAATACTtagatcatttttttcaaacataaaaaagtaaccATATTTGTTTAAGATTTGACTTTTTTGCATAGcaggaaacttgttttttaactaacatGGCATTAACAAGTTCACTCAAtgccttttttatattaacttagtTTTATCATAGGAATACAAAAAACATACCCAAAAATGccgtaaaaataataataataaaagtgcACAAACTTTTAATCTGATTTCCATTCTACTTCTTTCTCTAACCAACTGTtattcacaaatattttattaattttcctgacaaccctaataacttaccttcactccttgagtTTCTTCTATTTCTTCTATTACTACTCTAAaactgactgggattcttttcatgattttcttcatgacAATCCTTGAGCTGATATCTTTTCCCTCTCAGCTGATATATGCGCCTCCTACgcaacctcctggattcaggcaggaatagaagcttttattccttcttgtcggttcaaagtcaagcctcattctactccatggttttcacctTCTCGTGCAGCTGCTGCGttcaattgtaataattttttcatctttttcaaaagaacaactctcttgaaaaCAAAtgactatttattattgcaagaaattgatgtaaaaaggtgtTGTCTAATGCTAAGCTTCATTATTCTctgttcactaaatctcgcatcttatctcagaagttaagCTCTATATACTTATTTCTGAGATTGCAAgattcagttttttttagatttagagTTTTTGGAAATCTTCAACAGCGTCATTAACAAGGGTAGGTCTAAcgttccatctctcattcatgggactgatcttattacctctcccaaagataaggcagaactgtttgtaaaaacttttcttcaaattcttcaaactttaaaatcttaCAATTATTCTCTTTCTTCCACTCCAATTAAACaagttaacccattgttagacattcaaatcactcaaacttctgttgctaaagtcatatcaaTTAAACTCATCTATGGCTATGGTCCAGACAACATCCCTGTCCAGaactctctaaactatttaatatgtgctggactgag encodes:
- the LOC101238868 gene encoding uncharacterized protein LOC101238868 isoform X1; this translates as MCDSKIFVLDELSLCRKVTEDLLNGNVEQYSSKLLSSLYASIESGTKATEVFSTTDFEVFLTKLLLASLCNSNDLSLTLQTAHQCNLFSEEYRVTTFLNKKFWNAIVMSDLPDVQFFEAFLVYVSCSSKKTQYIDRVIETSAFVSVLKRLIEIQKKNISSKETSFSLKFSDYFRECKELQNCYDFYQENMPVAVLCYILTSCLKVDSFLRSFLKTPGGVKIIFDVLKAPCCFFMHPAFIYLLMKTTEQLLLEGVKVDIENLFRDFDFKHVRELVISENKIIRKYAQLIIRKVCDAKIFYGEIRFPAWEDITMFSSECLKELLYKDIHDQTFSLDLIGYIHRLSNNNGLKSHPSEFYEFAMLFLKSCGVKKQLIGDLVIAALKAVLYLSEKLSTESKLNAIRICLPFTCCNKGEKKGFDLPGTKEVALWVCSRLMEKDEDCIVEFYQHIELVLLVEETFKLGLAYTSETLHPKNCSQNMFTYFTLLNHMFAVNEVLKYTPLFNCDPLVLSSEVISKLCQMCSLCIDLPFLTDLLGKKVIYMLSVLIVEDQMLVKELISYDTVKLIQHLFITYDTCEYPYLIKCRLIFKHYYPKLLWIGFYEYDEFRRKNHEIKVLNEKTETHFKNELKIKCAWHLCESDTPVLFKCGQCFLTNYCSQTCQRNDWRSHKQTCAKNI